The following coding sequences lie in one Bacteroides helcogenes P 36-108 genomic window:
- a CDS encoding DUF4924 family protein, whose amino-acid sequence MKIAQQLKEKNIAEYLIYMWQVEDLIRANKCDVDEICRNIVSRYPEKERPALEEWYGNLVGMMQTEGVKEKGHLQINRNVIQNLTELHAGLLASTKYPFYNVSYFKALPFIVELRRKGSQKEESELETCFEALYGVLLLKLQKKEISQGTAKAIEAVSSFISLLANYYDKEKRGELELD is encoded by the coding sequence ATGAAGATTGCACAGCAACTGAAAGAAAAGAACATAGCCGAATACCTTATATATATGTGGCAGGTAGAGGATCTGATTCGTGCCAACAAGTGCGATGTTGATGAAATATGCCGCAATATTGTTTCCCGATACCCGGAAAAAGAACGTCCTGCACTGGAAGAATGGTACGGAAACCTCGTCGGTATGATGCAGACCGAAGGGGTGAAAGAAAAGGGGCATCTGCAAATCAATCGGAACGTGATACAGAACCTGACGGAACTTCATGCAGGGCTGCTCGCTTCCACTAAATATCCGTTTTATAATGTATCATATTTCAAGGCATTGCCTTTCATTGTGGAGTTGCGCCGGAAAGGTAGTCAGAAAGAAGAATCAGAACTGGAGACTTGCTTCGAAGCTCTTTACGGAGTGCTGTTACTGAAATTGCAGAAGAAAGAAATCAGCCAGGGTACAGCCAAGGCGATAGAAGCTGTCAGCAGTTTCATTTCATTGCTTGCCAATTATTATGATAAGGAGAAACGGGGTGAATTGGAACTGGACTAA
- a CDS encoding peptide chain release factor 3, translating into MANQEIERRRTFAIIAHPDAGKTSLTEKLLLFGGQIQVAGAVKSNKIKKTATSDWMDIEKQRGISVTTSVMEFDYHDYKINILDTPGHQDFAEDTYRTLTAVDSVIIVVDGAKGVETQTRKLMEVCRMRNTPVIIFINKMDREAKDPFDLLDELEEELSIHVRPLTWPIESGVRFKGVYNIYEHNLNLYQPSKQVVTEKVEVDVDTEELDKQIGSQLADKLRGELELIDGVYPEFDKEEYLKGELAPVFFGSALNNFGVQELLDCFVEIAPGPRPVKAEEREVEPEESKFTGFVFKITANIDPNHRSCIAFCKICSGKFTRNAPYLHVRHGKTMRFSSPTQFMAQRKTTVDEAWAGDIIGLPDNGTFKIGDTLTEGEALHFKGLPSFSPEMFKYIENADPMKQKQLAKGIDQLMDEGVAQLFVNQFNGRKIIGTVGQLQFEVIQYRLENEYSAKCRWEPVSLYKACWIESDDAEELEAFKKRKYQYMAKDREGRDVFLADSGYVLQMAQMDFKHIKFHFTSEF; encoded by the coding sequence ATGGCAAACCAAGAAATAGAAAGAAGGCGGACGTTTGCGATTATCGCACATCCGGATGCCGGTAAAACGTCGTTGACCGAGAAACTGTTGCTTTTCGGCGGACAAATCCAGGTGGCGGGAGCCGTAAAGAGCAATAAGATAAAAAAGACAGCGACGTCAGACTGGATGGATATAGAAAAACAGCGTGGAATCTCTGTAACGACTTCCGTGATGGAGTTTGATTACCACGATTATAAGATCAATATCCTTGATACTCCGGGTCATCAGGACTTTGCCGAAGACACCTATCGTACATTGACGGCTGTGGACAGCGTAATCATCGTGGTGGATGGCGCAAAGGGTGTGGAAACGCAAACCCGCAAGCTGATGGAGGTATGCCGTATGCGCAATACACCGGTAATTATTTTTATCAATAAGATGGACCGTGAGGCCAAAGATCCGTTTGACTTGCTCGATGAGCTGGAAGAAGAACTTTCCATCCATGTACGCCCACTGACCTGGCCTATCGAAAGCGGTGTCCGCTTCAAGGGTGTTTATAATATCTATGAACATAATCTGAATCTTTATCAGCCTTCCAAGCAGGTGGTGACCGAGAAGGTGGAGGTGGATGTCGATACAGAGGAACTGGATAAGCAGATCGGTTCCCAGTTGGCGGACAAGCTGCGTGGCGAGTTGGAACTTATAGACGGTGTTTATCCGGAATTTGATAAGGAAGAATACTTGAAAGGCGAACTTGCTCCTGTATTCTTTGGTTCGGCACTGAATAATTTTGGCGTACAGGAACTCTTGGATTGTTTCGTGGAGATAGCCCCCGGTCCCCGTCCGGTAAAAGCAGAGGAACGCGAGGTGGAACCGGAAGAATCCAAATTCACAGGTTTTGTATTCAAGATTACCGCCAATATCGACCCTAACCATCGTTCGTGTATCGCATTCTGTAAAATATGTTCGGGTAAGTTTACGCGGAATGCCCCATACCTGCACGTGCGTCATGGCAAGACGATGCGTTTCTCGTCACCTACACAGTTTATGGCACAGCGCAAGACCACTGTCGATGAGGCTTGGGCCGGCGATATTATCGGTCTGCCGGATAACGGAACTTTCAAGATCGGCGATACACTGACCGAAGGTGAGGCTTTACACTTCAAGGGGTTGCCGAGTTTCTCCCCGGAAATGTTCAAGTATATAGAGAATGCCGATCCGATGAAGCAGAAACAGCTTGCCAAAGGTATCGACCAGTTGATGGATGAAGGTGTGGCTCAGTTGTTCGTCAACCAGTTTAACGGGCGTAAAATTATCGGTACGGTAGGACAGCTTCAGTTTGAGGTTATCCAATATCGCTTGGAGAATGAATATAGCGCAAAGTGCCGTTGGGAGCCGGTCAGTTTGTATAAGGCTTGTTGGATAGAGAGCGACGACGCCGAAGAATTGGAAGCCTTCAAGAAACGTAAGTATCAATATATGGCGAAAGACCGCGAGGGCAGGGATGTCTTCTTGGCAGATAGCGGATATGTGTTGCAGATGGCACAGATGGACTTTAAGCATATCAAGTTCCACTTTACAAGTGAGTTCTAA
- the rfbD gene encoding dTDP-4-dehydrorhamnose reductase — MNILITGANGQLGNEMRVLSQENFQHTYYFTDVQELDICDEQAVHTFVADHQVDVIVNCAAYTAVDKAEDNVELCDKLNHLAPGYLAAAAEARGAVLIQVSTDYVFDGTGHLPYTEDMPPCPNSVYGSTKLAGEQAVMKNCSRAMIIRTAWLYSVYGNNFVKTMLRLGRERETLGVVFDQIGTPTYANDLARVIFTAVNRGIVPGIYHFSDEGVCSWYDFTLAIHRLAGITTCKVSPLHTDEFPAKAPRPHYSVLDKSKIKKTFGIEIPHWEDSLQACIEELEK; from the coding sequence ATGAATATTTTAATAACCGGAGCCAACGGTCAACTTGGCAATGAAATGCGAGTGTTGTCGCAGGAGAATTTCCAACACACCTATTACTTTACAGACGTACAAGAATTGGATATCTGCGACGAACAGGCAGTACACACATTTGTTGCCGACCATCAGGTGGATGTAATCGTCAATTGCGCTGCATACACGGCAGTGGATAAGGCGGAAGATAATGTGGAACTTTGTGACAAGCTGAACCATCTTGCACCGGGGTATCTGGCAGCGGCTGCCGAAGCTCGCGGCGCTGTATTGATACAGGTATCAACGGATTATGTGTTCGATGGAACGGGACATCTTCCTTATACGGAAGATATGCCTCCTTGTCCCAATTCGGTATATGGTTCTACCAAGCTGGCCGGAGAGCAGGCGGTCATGAAGAATTGCAGCCGTGCGATGATTATCCGTACGGCATGGTTGTATTCCGTTTATGGCAATAACTTCGTGAAGACAATGCTCCGTTTGGGACGTGAGCGTGAAACGTTGGGTGTTGTTTTCGACCAGATAGGTACACCGACGTATGCCAATGACTTGGCACGTGTTATTTTTACAGCAGTCAACCGGGGCATTGTTCCCGGCATTTATCATTTCAGTGATGAAGGAGTTTGCTCTTGGTATGATTTTACTTTGGCCATCCATCGGTTGGCGGGGATAACGACTTGCAAGGTAAGTCCGTTGCATACGGATGAGTTTCCTGCCAAAGCACCGCGCCCGCATTATTCTGTGTTAGACAAGAGCAAGATAAAGAAAACATTCGGTATTGAAATTCCTCATTGGGAAGATAGTTTGCAGGCGTGTATTGAGGAATTGGAAAAATAG